Proteins encoded within one genomic window of Rossellomorea vietnamensis:
- the priA gene encoding primosomal protein N', which yields MNVASVIVDVPAMQTDRTYDYSIPDEWKGSIVPGMRVVVPFGPRKIQGFVIELKEKGEVSKLKSIVEPMDLIPVLNKELLALGSWLTEKTLCFKISAFQAMLPAAMKAKYEKFLRLEEGRNPGELHLSLQRFFQDGKEVSWNAIEESGMLTLVHKEVKNGSVEVIYRVKAKGNKKTVRKLYLNVPIDQVDEVKDGLPPQASKQKQIIEYMLDAAPGGDGILASALTEVMATTSSTIKSLVHKGILVEKNVEVYRDPFENKTFEKTFPLSLTSQQEEAIRPILSTIDQEEHHTFLLYGVTGSGKTEIYLQSIQRVLEEGKEAIVLVPEISLTPQMVHRFKGRFGDDVAVLHSGLSVGEKYDEWRKIQRKEVKVVVGARSAVFAPFENIGIIIIDEEHETSYKQEENPRYHARDVAIYRGEFHQCPVILGSATPSLESFARSSKGVYGLLTLDKRMNDGPLPSVDIVDMREELRKGNRSMFSTNLFEKLQGRLEKGEQTVLFLNRRGHSSFIMCRDCGFVLQCPNCDISLTYHRFSNGMKCHYCGYEEGVPSTCPECTSEHIRYFGTGTQKVEEELTKLLPDARIIRMDVDTTSRKGSHEKLLTAFGEGKADILLGTQMIAKGLDFPNITLVGVLSADTMLHLPDFRAAEKTFQLLTQVSGRAGRHTLPGEVVIQTYTPEHYSIELASNHDYNRFYQQEMMMRKMGSYPPFYYITLITLSHEDLMKVVDISEKMTAFIRSKLSDTTIILGPVASPIPRIKNRYRYQCLIKYKREPNLGSTLKTVLDQFQQQYASQGLTISIDVNPYMMM from the coding sequence ATGAACGTAGCTAGCGTCATTGTCGACGTTCCTGCCATGCAGACGGATCGAACGTATGATTACAGTATCCCGGATGAATGGAAAGGCAGCATCGTTCCCGGTATGAGGGTCGTTGTGCCCTTTGGTCCGAGGAAAATCCAGGGCTTTGTCATTGAATTAAAGGAAAAAGGGGAAGTCTCGAAACTTAAATCGATCGTCGAGCCGATGGATCTCATACCCGTCCTGAATAAAGAGTTACTTGCACTCGGGAGCTGGTTGACCGAGAAGACTCTCTGCTTTAAAATCTCCGCCTTTCAAGCGATGCTTCCTGCAGCCATGAAAGCGAAGTATGAAAAATTCCTTCGACTGGAAGAAGGCAGGAATCCGGGTGAACTCCATCTCTCCCTCCAACGCTTTTTCCAGGACGGAAAAGAGGTCTCCTGGAATGCAATCGAAGAAAGCGGCATGCTCACCCTCGTACATAAAGAGGTGAAAAATGGCTCTGTCGAAGTCATCTACAGGGTGAAAGCGAAAGGGAATAAGAAAACAGTACGAAAGCTTTATCTGAACGTACCGATCGATCAAGTGGATGAAGTGAAAGATGGTTTGCCGCCCCAGGCCAGTAAGCAAAAACAAATCATCGAATATATGTTGGATGCGGCTCCTGGTGGTGATGGGATACTCGCATCCGCCCTGACGGAAGTGATGGCCACGACTTCAAGTACCATAAAGTCTTTAGTCCATAAAGGGATCCTTGTAGAGAAAAACGTGGAAGTGTACCGTGATCCTTTTGAAAATAAAACATTTGAGAAGACATTCCCCCTCTCATTGACTTCCCAGCAGGAAGAGGCGATTCGTCCGATACTGAGTACCATCGATCAAGAGGAGCATCACACATTTCTCCTTTACGGTGTTACAGGGAGCGGGAAGACAGAGATCTATCTGCAGTCCATCCAACGGGTACTCGAGGAAGGGAAAGAAGCAATCGTACTTGTTCCAGAGATTTCCCTTACCCCTCAGATGGTACACCGCTTTAAAGGAAGGTTTGGTGACGATGTCGCCGTCCTTCACAGCGGATTATCAGTCGGGGAAAAGTATGATGAGTGGAGAAAGATCCAGCGCAAGGAAGTGAAAGTGGTGGTCGGAGCCCGCTCTGCCGTTTTTGCCCCTTTTGAAAATATCGGGATCATCATCATCGATGAAGAGCATGAAACCAGCTACAAGCAAGAGGAAAATCCACGTTATCACGCAAGGGACGTGGCCATCTATCGAGGGGAATTCCATCAATGCCCGGTGATCTTAGGCAGTGCAACCCCTTCACTTGAATCCTTCGCCCGGTCTTCAAAAGGGGTTTACGGACTATTGACACTTGATAAACGGATGAATGACGGGCCGCTTCCATCGGTAGATATCGTGGATATGAGAGAGGAACTCAGGAAGGGAAACCGTTCCATGTTTTCAACCAACCTGTTCGAAAAGCTCCAGGGCAGGCTTGAAAAGGGAGAGCAGACTGTCCTTTTTCTAAATCGCAGGGGGCACTCATCCTTCATCATGTGCAGAGATTGCGGCTTTGTCCTGCAATGCCCCAATTGCGATATCTCCTTGACCTATCATCGATTTTCCAATGGGATGAAATGCCATTATTGCGGGTATGAAGAAGGGGTCCCATCCACATGTCCAGAATGCACAAGTGAGCATATCCGTTATTTTGGGACGGGTACACAGAAGGTTGAGGAAGAATTGACAAAGCTCCTCCCGGATGCAAGGATCATTCGTATGGATGTCGATACCACATCCCGGAAAGGCTCACATGAAAAACTGTTAACGGCTTTCGGGGAAGGCAAGGCAGATATCCTCCTGGGTACGCAAATGATTGCAAAGGGCCTGGATTTTCCGAATATCACCCTGGTAGGTGTACTCAGTGCGGATACGATGCTCCATCTGCCGGATTTCAGGGCAGCGGAAAAGACGTTCCAATTGTTGACTCAAGTAAGTGGAAGGGCTGGCAGGCACACACTGCCCGGGGAAGTAGTCATCCAAACGTATACACCGGAGCACTATTCGATCGAATTAGCATCCAATCATGATTATAATCGTTTTTATCAGCAGGAAATGATGATGAGAAAAATGGGTTCCTATCCTCCTTTTTATTACATCACGCTGATCACATTAAGTCATGAAGATTTAATGAAGGTTGTGGATATTTCAGAGAAAATGACGGCATTCATCCGTTCAAAGCTATCTGATACAACGATCATCCTCGGACCGGTTGCATCGCCCATTCCCAGGATCAAGAATAGATACCGTTATCAATGTTTGATAAAATACAAGCGTGAACCAAATCTTGGGAGTACGTTAAAAACAGTACTGGATCAATTTCAGCAGCAATATGCATCTCAAGGGTTAACCATCTCCATAGATGTGAACCCTTATATGATGATGTAA
- the def gene encoding peptide deformylase: MAILPIVMHPDAILEKECEKVTDFDKKLKKLLVNMYDTMIEADGVGLAAPQVGIDLQVAVVDIGDESGTIELINPEIIESEGSQTDIEGCLSFPGLYGEVTRPYSIRVRTQDRKGRTVEFQAQDFLARAIQHEIDHLHGILFTTKVEKYITEEELEGYEA; encoded by the coding sequence ATGGCAATACTTCCAATCGTCATGCATCCGGATGCCATTCTCGAAAAGGAATGTGAGAAGGTAACGGATTTTGATAAAAAGTTAAAGAAATTACTTGTAAATATGTATGATACCATGATCGAGGCGGACGGAGTCGGGCTTGCAGCCCCTCAAGTGGGCATCGACCTTCAGGTAGCGGTCGTCGACATCGGCGATGAATCAGGAACAATTGAACTGATCAATCCGGAAATCATCGAGTCAGAAGGGTCTCAAACCGACATCGAAGGATGCCTGAGCTTCCCCGGCCTCTACGGAGAAGTGACACGCCCATACTCGATCAGGGTCCGTACACAGGACCGTAAAGGAAGAACGGTTGAATTTCAAGCCCAGGATTTTCTGGCCAGGGCCATCCAGCATGAAATCGATCACCTGCACGGCATTTTATTTACAACAAAAGTAGAAAAGTATATTACAGAAGAAGAATTAGAAGGGTATGAAGCTTAA